A window of the Nitrospiraceae bacterium genome harbors these coding sequences:
- a CDS encoding phosphoglycerate kinase, with product MNLHKQIIEDLQLRGKRVIVRADYNVPLDDSLQITDDTRIRSTLPTINRAVDEGAKVILCSHLGRPDGKFNPKFSLAPVAKRLQRLLGKEVIFAPDCIGPAVEGLVSKMKPGDVMLLENLRFHPEEEKNEDSFSKALASLGDVYINDAFGAAHRAHASTVGITKFIPEAAAGFLLKKEIEYLEGAVENPVRPFVAILGGAKVSGKIGVIENLGKKVDKVIIGGGMAFTFLKAMGLEIGKSLVENDMLDFAKGVQDHAFASGVKFYLPVDCVVAAGREPGAETKIVPVQEIPKGWYGLDIGPASVKLFSEAVQDAKTILWNGPMGMFEVDAFARGTLAMAHAVANAYALTIVGGGETALAVHRAGESESISFISTGGGAALELLEGKTLPGLAALPNRPT from the coding sequence ATGAATCTCCACAAGCAGATCATCGAAGATCTTCAGCTACGAGGGAAACGGGTCATCGTACGAGCGGACTACAACGTTCCGCTGGACGATTCGCTTCAGATCACCGACGATACGCGTATCCGGTCGACGCTACCGACCATCAATCGCGCCGTCGATGAGGGTGCAAAAGTCATCCTCTGCAGCCACCTGGGGCGGCCGGATGGAAAATTCAATCCAAAGTTCAGCCTTGCCCCGGTAGCCAAGAGGCTTCAGCGACTTCTCGGCAAGGAAGTCATTTTTGCGCCCGACTGCATTGGTCCGGCCGTCGAAGGCCTGGTGTCGAAGATGAAGCCGGGCGACGTGATGCTGCTGGAAAACCTCCGTTTTCACCCGGAAGAAGAAAAGAACGAAGACAGCTTCTCCAAGGCCCTGGCATCCCTGGGTGACGTCTATATCAACGATGCGTTTGGTGCGGCGCACCGGGCGCACGCCTCCACCGTCGGCATCACCAAATTCATCCCGGAAGCGGCCGCAGGGTTTTTGCTCAAAAAGGAAATCGAGTACCTGGAAGGTGCGGTTGAAAACCCCGTTCGCCCCTTTGTGGCCATCTTAGGAGGCGCAAAGGTCTCCGGAAAAATCGGCGTGATCGAGAACCTCGGCAAGAAGGTGGATAAAGTCATCATCGGCGGAGGAATGGCATTCACCTTTCTGAAGGCAATGGGCCTGGAGATCGGAAAATCTCTGGTCGAGAACGACATGTTGGACTTTGCCAAGGGCGTCCAAGATCATGCCTTCGCCAGCGGTGTGAAGTTCTACCTGCCCGTCGATTGCGTTGTAGCCGCCGGTCGTGAACCCGGCGCCGAGACGAAGATTGTGCCAGTTCAGGAAATTCCCAAGGGTTGGTATGGCCTGGATATCGGTCCGGCATCGGTTAAGCTGTTCTCCGAAGCAGTCCAGGACGCCAAGACGATTCTCTGGAACGGTCCTATGGGCATGTTCGAAGTTGACGCGTTCGCGCGAGGCACCCTTGCGATGGCCCATGCCGTCGCCAATGCCTATGCCCTGACAATCGTGGGTGGCGGCGAAACCGCCTTGGCTGTGCACCGCGCAGGAGAATCCGAAAGCATCTCGTTCATCTCTACCGGCGGTGGCGCCGCTCTCGAGTTGCTGGAGGGTAAGACGCTACCCGGGCTAGCCGCGTTGCCCAACCGTCCCACCTAG
- the rpmA gene encoding 50S ribosomal protein L27: protein MATNKGGGSTRNGRDSNPQYLGVKAYGGETVTAGSIIVRQRGTKFFPGFNVGLGRDHTLFATVTGVVKFEGGRGRQKVSVYPATSKA, encoded by the coding sequence ATGGCAACAAACAAAGGCGGCGGCTCCACAAGGAACGGCCGCGATAGTAATCCGCAGTACCTAGGCGTCAAAGCATATGGTGGTGAGACGGTCACGGCCGGCTCCATTATCGTGCGTCAGCGCGGGACGAAGTTTTTCCCGGGCTTCAACGTCGGGCTCGGCAGAGATCATACCCTATTTGCCACAGTGACCGGAGTGGTGAAATTCGAAGGCGGTCGCGGCCGGCAAAAGGTCAGCGTCTATCCCGCCACCTCGAAGGCGTGA
- the tpiA gene encoding triose-phosphate isomerase, translating into MRTRFLVGNWKMNKTASEAALFVQQLSQLSPKVSGIEVGLAPPFTALHAVRTTLSLSSPFVVGAQDLYWEDKGAFTGEISGPMLKDLGCKFVLIGHSERRHLFGEQDAATNKKITAALKHDLQPILCIGERLDERERGLTDSIIERQLKGGLAGLSSQDLRRLTLAYEPVWAIGTGQAATAEQAVQVHRHIRQVLDNLGGAGCGAQVRILYGGSVTPQNLPSFLESEEIDGGLVGGACLDPASFATLINLTATSQS; encoded by the coding sequence GTGAGAACGCGATTTCTTGTCGGCAACTGGAAAATGAACAAAACGGCCTCCGAGGCCGCGTTGTTCGTGCAACAGCTTTCACAGCTATCTCCCAAGGTGTCCGGGATCGAGGTCGGGCTTGCGCCCCCCTTTACCGCCCTGCATGCCGTACGAACAACGCTGTCGCTTTCGTCTCCCTTCGTGGTAGGGGCTCAAGACCTTTATTGGGAAGATAAGGGTGCGTTCACAGGGGAAATTTCCGGGCCGATGCTCAAGGATCTGGGCTGCAAGTTCGTGCTGATCGGACATTCAGAACGCCGGCACCTCTTTGGCGAACAGGATGCGGCCACCAACAAGAAGATCACAGCCGCACTAAAACACGATCTCCAACCCATCCTTTGCATCGGTGAACGGTTGGACGAACGGGAGAGAGGCCTGACCGACTCCATCATTGAGCGTCAGCTCAAGGGCGGACTCGCCGGACTCTCCTCGCAAGACCTCCGCAGGCTAACGCTGGCCTATGAACCGGTGTGGGCAATCGGTACCGGTCAAGCCGCGACGGCGGAGCAGGCCGTACAAGTCCACAGGCACATTCGCCAAGTGCTCGACAATCTGGGGGGTGCGGGCTGTGGTGCGCAGGTTCGCATTCTCTACGGAGGCAGCGTGACTCCGCAAAACCTGCCCTCCTTCCTGGAATCAGAAGAAATTGACGGCGGCTTGGTCGGAGGGGCTTGTCTGGATCCTGCCTCCTTTGCTACACTCATCAACCTTACGGCCACCTCTCAATCTTAA
- a CDS encoding endonuclease MutS2 translates to MQSESLRNEANKVLEWTRLLDALASHAHSSRGARYCRSLTLEEDLVRAQKRLAETTEAAVLRESTDPLPTLQFPDIEEALGRVSKGASLEILELRDAGLVLALLEEVHRYLSRHRQDAPTLAELLHRLGQAGEWRRLKGAINAAINADGSMKESASQDLRRFMHQANDLKQQMRHRLDQILQSQRYAEVLQEQYFAQREGRYVVPIKADMQGRVPGIVHDVSASGATVFLEPRELVDLNNGIKVADLEVEREVRRILRSLSEALAPEADRLTAALAVLAEFDAISAKAALSHQLQAEAPRLTDNGRIMLQRARHPLLVLAKEQVVANDIDFDEHIRVLIVSGPNTGGKTVVLKLLGLYALMVRCGLHLPCGPDSDMALFDAVYADIGDSQDLARDLSSFSAHMTQMVKLLAEVEPRRNGNCQPSAKGAVLVLLDEPVTSTDPAEGAALASSLLCRLADIGAKVVATTHYSVMKGLAQETPGFANASVEFNLETLAPTYRLVQGQPGGSAAIEIAGRLGMDEAILADARRRLQGETRLLETLLTDVQERHRRVTDELASAAIARQEADAAAKEAQELLTSLQDSEREERKGLKKKLTQEFQRARAAVQATLDELKRDQKIVKARETKSRLVELEAEVRRDVGEPQAPIPVEALTIGDAVEVTALGMSGVLLEDPRGKKRVRVRVGEGEISASVAGLTGVARAVATETGTQKVEKQATAPRRNSHTLAPEDIQETLDVRGQAADEAVDALVAVLDRATLGGSPYVRIIHGHGTGRLRNALREYLKDSPYVATFRSGDRAEGGDGVTIVELR, encoded by the coding sequence ATGCAATCGGAAAGCCTTCGCAACGAGGCAAACAAGGTATTGGAGTGGACGAGACTGCTGGACGCTCTGGCTTCTCATGCCCATTCAAGTCGTGGGGCTCGCTATTGCCGATCCCTGACCTTGGAAGAGGATCTGGTCCGGGCTCAAAAACGCCTGGCGGAGACCACTGAGGCGGCAGTCTTGCGGGAAAGCACCGATCCCCTCCCGACGCTTCAATTCCCGGACATAGAGGAAGCCTTGGGGCGGGTCTCGAAGGGGGCGTCCCTCGAAATCCTTGAATTGCGTGATGCCGGGCTGGTGTTGGCTCTACTGGAGGAAGTGCATCGGTACTTGTCCCGCCATCGGCAGGATGCACCGACATTGGCCGAGCTGCTGCATCGTCTCGGACAGGCAGGTGAATGGCGACGGCTCAAGGGAGCGATCAATGCGGCGATCAATGCAGACGGGTCGATGAAAGAGTCGGCGAGCCAGGACCTGCGACGGTTCATGCACCAGGCCAACGACCTCAAGCAGCAGATGCGCCATCGGCTGGACCAAATTCTGCAATCGCAGCGGTATGCGGAGGTGTTGCAGGAACAGTACTTTGCTCAACGAGAAGGTCGTTATGTAGTGCCGATTAAAGCGGATATGCAGGGGCGGGTTCCCGGCATCGTACACGATGTCTCGGCCAGCGGGGCGACAGTGTTTCTGGAGCCGAGGGAATTGGTTGATCTCAACAATGGGATCAAGGTGGCGGATCTCGAGGTGGAACGTGAGGTGCGGCGCATCCTTAGATCCCTTTCGGAGGCGTTAGCTCCCGAAGCCGATCGACTTACGGCGGCGCTCGCTGTGCTGGCCGAATTCGACGCGATTTCGGCGAAGGCTGCCTTGAGCCATCAACTCCAAGCCGAGGCCCCACGGCTGACCGACAACGGGCGGATTATGTTGCAGCGTGCCAGGCATCCGCTGCTCGTGCTTGCGAAAGAACAAGTGGTTGCGAACGACATTGATTTTGATGAACACATCCGCGTGCTGATTGTCTCAGGCCCCAACACCGGCGGCAAGACTGTGGTGCTGAAACTCCTCGGCCTCTACGCGCTGATGGTGCGTTGCGGGCTTCATCTGCCCTGCGGGCCGGACTCGGATATGGCGCTGTTCGACGCGGTCTATGCCGATATCGGCGACTCCCAAGACTTGGCTCGCGATCTCTCGAGTTTTTCTGCTCACATGACGCAGATGGTCAAGCTGCTTGCTGAGGTTGAGCCGAGACGGAATGGAAATTGCCAGCCTTCCGCGAAGGGGGCCGTTCTGGTGTTATTGGACGAGCCTGTGACTTCCACCGATCCGGCTGAAGGGGCTGCGTTGGCCAGCTCGCTGCTTTGCCGATTGGCGGACATCGGGGCCAAGGTGGTCGCGACCACTCACTACAGCGTCATGAAGGGCCTTGCGCAAGAGACCCCCGGTTTTGCCAACGCGAGCGTCGAGTTCAATCTTGAGACACTGGCGCCGACATATCGACTCGTGCAGGGACAGCCCGGAGGCTCTGCGGCTATAGAAATAGCAGGACGGTTGGGGATGGACGAGGCCATCCTCGCTGATGCGCGGCGTCGGCTTCAGGGGGAGACTCGTCTCCTGGAGACGTTATTGACTGACGTGCAGGAACGGCACCGGCGGGTCACCGACGAGTTGGCCTCTGCGGCCATTGCCAGGCAGGAAGCAGACGCTGCTGCGAAGGAGGCGCAGGAGTTGCTGACATCGCTCCAGGACTCGGAGCGCGAGGAGCGAAAAGGTCTTAAGAAGAAGCTGACGCAGGAGTTTCAGAGGGCGCGAGCGGCGGTCCAGGCGACCTTGGATGAGCTCAAGCGTGATCAGAAAATCGTGAAAGCCCGCGAGACCAAGAGCCGGCTGGTGGAGTTGGAAGCCGAGGTGCGTCGTGATGTGGGAGAACCGCAGGCTCCGATCCCGGTTGAAGCGCTCACGATCGGTGATGCTGTCGAGGTGACGGCCTTGGGTATGAGCGGGGTATTGCTTGAAGACCCTCGGGGCAAGAAGCGTGTCCGTGTGAGGGTTGGAGAAGGGGAGATCAGCGCGTCGGTCGCCGGTTTGACGGGGGTGGCCCGGGCTGTGGCGACTGAGACCGGCACCCAGAAAGTAGAAAAACAGGCGACAGCACCAAGGCGGAACAGCCACACACTTGCACCGGAGGATATTCAGGAAACCCTGGATGTGAGGGGGCAGGCCGCCGATGAGGCAGTCGATGCGCTTGTAGCGGTGCTGGATCGGGCAACGTTGGGAGGGAGCCCCTACGTGCGGATCATCCACGGACATGGGACGGGCCGCTTGAGGAATGCCTTGCGCGAATACTTGAAGGACTCTCCCTATGTCGCCACCTTCCGGTCCGGCGATCGCGCCGAGGGGGGTGACGGTGTGACGATCGTCGAACTTCGGTAA
- the gap gene encoding type I glyceraldehyde-3-phosphate dehydrogenase, with translation MTTRIGINGFGRIGRNVLRASMDDPSLEFVAINDLTDAKTLAYLLKYDSVHGTLKGTVEAKDDQLIVNGRPIKVLAVKDPKELPWKSLGVDVVIESTGRFTDREGAGKHLSAGAKTVIISAPAKDPDVTVVLGVNEQTFDAKSHHILSNASCTTNCLAPVAKVLLDNFGIKHGVMTTIHSYTNDQQLLDLPHKDLRRARAAGMSMIPTSTGAAKALHLVLPQLKGKLDGLAIRVPTPNVSLVDLTVETEKDADVAAVNAAFKRAAEGPMKNILAYSEDPIVSIDQKGDAHSATVDAPLTAVIDKRMVKVTAWYDNEWGYSCRVRDLIKFIAAKS, from the coding sequence ATGACCACACGCATCGGCATCAACGGATTCGGGCGCATCGGCCGCAACGTTCTTCGCGCTTCCATGGATGATCCCAGCCTGGAATTTGTCGCCATCAACGATCTGACCGATGCCAAGACACTGGCCTATCTCCTGAAATATGACTCCGTGCACGGCACCCTCAAGGGCACCGTTGAAGCCAAAGACGATCAGTTGATCGTCAACGGACGCCCCATCAAGGTATTGGCGGTCAAGGATCCGAAGGAATTGCCCTGGAAATCGTTGGGCGTCGATGTCGTCATCGAATCAACCGGTCGGTTCACCGACCGCGAAGGTGCGGGCAAACACCTCTCCGCCGGAGCCAAGACCGTCATCATCTCCGCCCCGGCCAAGGACCCTGATGTGACTGTGGTATTGGGCGTCAACGAACAGACGTTCGACGCGAAATCCCATCACATTCTCTCGAACGCCTCCTGCACTACGAACTGTCTGGCCCCGGTGGCCAAGGTGCTGTTGGACAACTTTGGGATCAAACACGGCGTCATGACCACGATTCATTCCTACACTAACGATCAGCAGCTGCTCGACTTGCCGCACAAGGATCTTCGGCGTGCGCGCGCAGCCGGCATGTCGATGATTCCCACGAGTACCGGCGCGGCGAAAGCCCTGCATCTGGTCTTGCCGCAACTGAAGGGCAAGTTGGATGGCCTGGCGATCCGCGTCCCGACGCCTAACGTTTCCCTCGTCGACCTCACTGTCGAGACCGAAAAGGATGCCGACGTGGCCGCCGTCAATGCGGCATTCAAGCGGGCTGCCGAGGGGCCGATGAAGAACATTCTGGCCTACTCTGAAGATCCGATCGTCTCCATCGACCAGAAAGGCGATGCGCACTCCGCGACGGTAGATGCGCCCCTGACTGCGGTGATCGACAAGCGGATGGTTAAGGTGACGGCCTGGTACGACAATGAATGGGGCTACTCCTGCCGGGTCAGGGACCTCATCAAGTTCATCGCAGCCAAATCGTAA
- the secG gene encoding preprotein translocase subunit SecG — MYTLLVIVHVIVCLLMIGAILLQSGKGAEIGAAFGGSSQTVFGSRGPANFLSKFTVITAFVFMFTSLSLAILAKDRTFSSTVIDLNKKPAASSPAPDTSKPASTDSHSSTEGSH; from the coding sequence ATGTATACCTTGCTGGTGATCGTTCACGTCATTGTGTGCCTGCTGATGATCGGAGCCATTCTCTTGCAGTCGGGCAAGGGTGCCGAAATCGGAGCGGCCTTCGGTGGGTCCAGCCAGACGGTCTTCGGCAGCCGCGGCCCAGCCAACTTTCTCAGCAAGTTCACCGTGATCACCGCCTTCGTGTTCATGTTCACATCGCTGTCGCTGGCCATCTTGGCTAAAGACCGGACCTTTTCATCGACCGTGATCGATTTGAACAAGAAGCCAGCCGCGAGTTCGCCCGCTCCCGACACCTCGAAGCCTGCTTCAACCGATTCCCATAGCTCGACCGAAGGCTCGCACTAG
- the proB gene encoding glutamate 5-kinase: MRDELLKQARRVVVKIGSSLVASRAQGLSADRIERLAGEVAAVRGQGREIVLVSSGAVVSGIKKLGLREYPKSLPVKQAAAAVGQSQLMWAYEKAFEPLDLRVAQVLLTHADLADRRRFLNARHTLTTLIGFGVIPVINENDTVAVEEIRVGDNDTLAAQVAHLIDADLLVILSDVEGLFTVDPRKDPTATLIPVIPEINEDIERRAGISSTFEGTGGMATKIRAAKKVGEYGVATLILNGTVPGLLPDALTGKEAGSLFLAKGRRLNSRKHWIAFTLRARGQLKLDQGAVDALTQKGKSLLASGILDVTGQFDAGDPVACATPDGREFAKGLVNFSSDTLVRIKGLKTLEIQQIPGLQEYEEVIHRDNLVLLSPL, translated from the coding sequence GTGCGAGACGAACTCCTAAAACAGGCACGGCGCGTCGTCGTCAAGATCGGTAGTAGCTTGGTCGCCTCGCGTGCGCAGGGGCTGAGTGCTGACCGTATCGAGCGACTCGCCGGCGAGGTGGCCGCGGTGCGAGGACAGGGACGAGAGATCGTCCTGGTTTCGTCCGGTGCGGTCGTGTCCGGCATCAAAAAGCTTGGGCTTCGAGAATATCCCAAGAGCCTGCCGGTCAAGCAGGCGGCCGCCGCAGTCGGCCAGAGTCAACTCATGTGGGCCTATGAAAAGGCCTTCGAGCCGCTCGATCTTCGCGTGGCGCAAGTGCTGCTCACTCATGCTGACTTGGCGGATCGCCGAAGGTTTTTGAATGCCCGGCACACCCTCACAACCTTGATTGGATTCGGTGTCATCCCCGTCATTAATGAGAACGACACGGTGGCGGTGGAGGAAATCCGCGTCGGCGATAACGATACGCTGGCGGCCCAGGTCGCACACCTCATCGATGCCGATTTGCTCGTGATCCTCTCGGATGTCGAAGGGCTCTTTACCGTCGATCCGCGCAAAGATCCCACGGCGACGCTGATCCCAGTCATTCCTGAAATCAATGAGGATATCGAGCGACGAGCAGGCATATCCTCGACCTTCGAAGGCACCGGCGGCATGGCGACAAAAATCCGCGCGGCTAAGAAGGTGGGCGAGTACGGAGTCGCCACGCTCATCCTCAATGGCACCGTCCCGGGATTGCTGCCTGATGCGCTGACTGGGAAAGAAGCCGGAAGTTTGTTTCTCGCGAAGGGGCGCAGACTCAATAGCCGCAAACACTGGATCGCCTTTACCCTCCGGGCCCGTGGGCAACTGAAGCTCGATCAGGGCGCGGTCGATGCGCTGACGCAAAAAGGGAAAAGCCTACTCGCCTCGGGTATCTTGGACGTGACCGGCCAGTTTGATGCAGGAGATCCCGTGGCCTGCGCCACACCGGACGGCAGGGAGTTCGCGAAGGGGCTGGTCAACTTTTCCTCTGACACACTCGTGCGTATCAAGGGGCTCAAGACTCTCGAAATCCAGCAGATCCCCGGTCTGCAAGAATACGAAGAAGTAATTCATCGCGACAACCTGGTCCTGCTGTCTCCCTTGTAA
- a CDS encoding branched-chain amino acid transaminase encodes MLQASEKIWMDGKLVPWADAQVHVLTHSLHYGLAAFEGIRCYKGKSGSAIFRLTEHVDRLFESAHIGLIEIPYDRKQITEAIIETVRANRLEACYIRPLVYIGYGAMGLYPGENPIRVSIAAWKWGTYLGDEALAKGIRARVSSFTRHHVNVSMTRGKISGYYVNSILAKREVKADGYDEAIMLDPEGYVAEGTGENVFIVRRGVLKTTPLTSILEGITRNSILQLARERNLPVEEERFTRDEMYVADEVFVTGTAAELTPVTEIDRRKVGTGRPGPITQALQKTFFDIVTGADEKHRYWLAPV; translated from the coding sequence ATGTTGCAAGCCAGCGAAAAAATTTGGATGGATGGAAAATTGGTGCCCTGGGCCGACGCGCAGGTGCACGTGTTGACGCATTCCCTGCACTATGGATTGGCCGCATTCGAGGGCATCCGATGCTATAAGGGCAAGAGCGGGTCGGCGATTTTCAGGCTGACCGAGCACGTGGACCGACTATTCGAATCGGCCCACATCGGGCTCATAGAAATCCCGTACGACCGGAAACAAATCACCGAGGCCATCATCGAGACGGTTCGGGCCAACCGCCTGGAGGCCTGTTACATTCGTCCTCTGGTCTACATCGGCTATGGTGCCATGGGGCTCTATCCAGGTGAGAATCCGATCCGCGTGAGCATCGCCGCATGGAAGTGGGGAACGTATCTGGGTGATGAAGCCCTGGCCAAGGGAATTCGAGCCAGAGTGTCATCCTTCACACGGCACCATGTGAACGTGTCGATGACTCGCGGTAAGATTTCCGGCTACTATGTCAATTCCATTCTGGCCAAGCGCGAGGTCAAGGCGGACGGCTACGACGAAGCGATCATGCTCGATCCGGAAGGCTATGTCGCCGAAGGAACCGGAGAAAACGTGTTCATCGTCCGGCGCGGTGTGCTCAAGACGACGCCACTGACGTCGATCCTTGAGGGGATCACCCGCAATTCCATTCTGCAGCTGGCCAGGGAACGGAACCTCCCGGTTGAGGAGGAGCGTTTCACGCGTGATGAAATGTATGTCGCGGATGAAGTGTTCGTGACTGGTACTGCTGCCGAACTGACCCCGGTGACGGAGATCGACCGACGGAAGGTTGGCACCGGGCGTCCTGGGCCCATCACACAGGCTCTTCAGAAGACGTTTTTCGATATTGTGACAGGGGCGGATGAGAAGCACCGCTATTGGCTCGCCCCGGTTTAA
- the rplU gene encoding 50S ribosomal protein L21 — MYAIVETGGKQYRVETGTVLQVESLPGEIGSSVQLETVRLVHGTNGVLIGQPLVAGARITAEIVRQGRTRSITVFKKKRRKNYRRTRGHRQGYTQLRVTGIETK, encoded by the coding sequence ATGTACGCTATTGTAGAGACAGGTGGGAAACAGTACCGGGTAGAGACGGGGACAGTTCTGCAAGTCGAGTCGCTTCCTGGCGAGATCGGCAGCTCTGTGCAACTCGAGACCGTGCGGCTGGTGCATGGGACTAACGGAGTCCTGATTGGCCAACCACTGGTGGCGGGTGCCCGCATTACAGCTGAAATCGTGCGCCAAGGTCGTACGCGCTCGATTACCGTGTTCAAGAAGAAGCGCCGCAAGAACTATCGTCGCACCCGCGGTCACCGCCAGGGCTATACGCAACTGCGCGTGACCGGTATCGAAACCAAGTAA
- the obgE gene encoding GTPase ObgE, with translation MSTFVDQVRIQVTAGQGGSGACSFRREKYVPRGGPDGGDGGHGGNVVVMASTRLSTLLDLRYQKHYEAENGQSGGGSNCHGRTGADVTIPVPVGSMIFDDTTEELLADLTADGESCVVAQGGRGGKGNSNFATSTNRVPTHFEPGTPGEMRMLRIELKLLADVGLVGYPNAGKSTLISAVSSARPKIADYPFTTLTPNLAVVRWTEEQSFVIADIPGLIEGAHEGKGLGFQFLRHVERTSLLLHIIDVSEWTQDDPVSSFEIMRRELTAYDEALASRPFAVVGSKIDVKGDGERLDRLRKYCQRKKLPFFAISAATREGLDALILYVGQQVERLRTSSCETNS, from the coding sequence ATGTCCACGTTTGTCGATCAAGTCCGAATTCAGGTGACGGCCGGACAGGGCGGAAGCGGCGCCTGCAGCTTCAGGCGCGAGAAATATGTGCCTCGCGGAGGCCCTGATGGCGGAGACGGCGGCCACGGAGGCAACGTCGTCGTCATGGCGTCCACCAGGCTCAGCACCCTCCTGGATCTTCGTTACCAAAAGCATTACGAAGCGGAAAACGGTCAGTCGGGCGGCGGCAGCAATTGCCACGGGCGCACGGGCGCCGACGTCACCATTCCGGTGCCGGTCGGTTCCATGATCTTCGACGACACCACAGAGGAACTCCTGGCCGACCTCACAGCCGATGGAGAGTCCTGCGTCGTCGCGCAGGGCGGCCGTGGAGGAAAGGGCAATTCCAACTTCGCCACCTCCACCAACCGCGTCCCGACTCATTTCGAACCAGGCACGCCGGGTGAAATGCGGATGCTGCGGATCGAGCTCAAGCTGCTCGCCGATGTGGGTCTCGTCGGTTATCCCAACGCCGGCAAGTCTACCCTCATCTCAGCCGTTTCATCGGCACGCCCCAAGATTGCCGATTATCCCTTTACCACGCTCACGCCCAACCTGGCCGTCGTCCGGTGGACCGAAGAACAGAGCTTCGTGATCGCCGACATCCCCGGTCTCATTGAAGGCGCGCACGAAGGCAAGGGGTTGGGCTTTCAATTCCTTCGGCATGTCGAACGGACCAGCCTGCTACTCCATATAATCGACGTGTCAGAATGGACCCAGGATGACCCGGTCAGCAGTTTCGAGATTATGCGGCGCGAGCTGACGGCGTATGACGAGGCACTGGCGAGCCGTCCGTTTGCGGTGGTCGGGAGCAAGATCGACGTGAAAGGCGACGGCGAGCGCCTTGATCGATTGCGCAAGTACTGCCAGCGAAAGAAACTGCCCTTCTTCGCCATCTCGGCTGCCACCCGCGAAGGACTCGACGCTCTCATCCTCTACGTGGGACAACAAGTTGAACGGCTACGGACATCCTCGTGCGAGACGAACTCCTAA